A part of Aspergillus flavus chromosome 5, complete sequence genomic DNA contains:
- a CDS encoding alkaline-phosphatase-like protein, protein MEHPVDGFNPEYLQSGLDRDLLPTFASFLKNGFHATGKSCMLSLTNPNNVSIITGAPPSIHGIAGIFFLDRSTGKETMICDDSLLRGSTLLEQMSRHGVRVAAITAKDKLRKILAHGLKGDAVCFSAEKASECTLAENGIADMLALRYCKEDKSDFLYLMLSGYVQHKHGPGSPEADDFVKAMDDRLAKLAVMAIVGVVGDHGMSRKSNDAGEPDVLFLEDVLDAKFGENAARVICPITDPFVRHHGARGSFVRVYLRDQSLLESVLALCQALPETEVALSGEDAARKYDTPLDREGDIVVISTSSTVIGRCESEHGLSTVKDFPLRSHGGLSEQVVPVIMSRAVEDVQIVSLRAWKDYDVFDLVLNWSK, encoded by the exons ATGGAACACCCTG TCGACGGCTTCAACCCCGAGTATCTCCAATCCGGACTCGACAGAGACCTACTCCCCACATTTGCCAGCTTCCTAAAGAATGGATTCCACGCAACCGGAAAGAGCTGCATGCTCTCACtcaccaaccccaacaatGTCTCAATCATCACAGGCGCACCCCCAAGCATCCACGGCATCGCGGGGATCTTCTTCCTAGACCGCTCGACCGGCAAAGAAACCATGATCTGCGACGACTCATTACTCCGCGGATCCACGCTGCTCGAACAGATGTCGCGGCACGGAGTGCGCGTAGCAGCCATAACGGCTAAGGACAAGCTGCGGAAGATCCTCGCCCACGGGCTGAAGGGCGACGCCGTCTGTTTCTCGGCGGAGAAGGCTTCCGAATGCACCCTGGCGGAAAACGGGATCGCGGAT ATGCTGGCATTAAGGTACTGCAAGGAGGATAAGTCCGACTTTCTCTACCTGATGCTGTCTGGTTATGTGCAACACAAGCACGGTCCTGGTAGTCCGGAGGCTGATGACTTTGTGAAGGCCATGGATGATCGACTGGCAAAACTGGCTGTGATGGCGATTGTCGGCGTAGTTGGTGACCACGGCATGAGTCGCAAGTCTAACGATGCGGGAGAGCCCGATGTGCTGTTCCTTGAAGACGTGTTAGACGCGAAATTTGGTGAGAATGCAGCACGGGTCATCTGTCCCATAACGGACCCGTTCGTGCGTCATCATGGAGCTCGTGGATCGTTTGTGCGCGTCTATCTTAGGGATCAGAGCTTGTTGGAATCGGTGCTTGCTTTGTGCCAGGCCTTGCCAGAAACCGAGGTTGCCCTTAGCGGAGAAGATGCGGCGAGGAAGTACGATACGCCTTTGGATCGGGAAGGTGATATTGTGGTCATTTCGACGTCGTCGACGGTTATCGGAAGATGTGAATCGGAGCACGGCCTGTCCACTGTGAAGGACTTTCCACTGCGATCTCATGGCGGGTTGAGCGAGCAGGTAGTTCCGGTGATCATGTCAAGGGCGGTTGAGGATGTCCAGATCGTGAGTTTGAGAGCCTGGAAGGATTACGATGTCTTTGATTTGGTGCTGAATTGGTCAAAATGA
- a CDS encoding Triosephosphate isomerase, which translates to MPRQFFVGGNFKMNGTAESITAIIKNLNEAKLDETTEVVVSPPALYLTLAQQVADEKKKVAVSSQNVFDKPNGAFTGEISVSQLQDAKIPWTIIGHSERRVILKETDEFIARKVKAAIDGGISVIFCIGETLEEREADKTIEVVTKQLNAAAKELTKEQWSKVVIAYEPVWAIGTGKVATTQQAQEVHAAIRKWLADAISPEASENTRIIYGGSVSEKNCRELAQERDVDGFLVGGASLKPAFVDIINARL; encoded by the exons ATGCCTCGCCAATTCTTCGTCGGTGGTAACTTCAAGAT GAACGGTACTGCGGAAAGCATTACCgccatcatcaagaacctcaaCGAGGCCAAGCTCGACGAGACCACCGAGGTCGTCGTCTCCCCTCCTGCTCTCTACCTGACCCTCGCCCAACAGGTCGccgacgagaagaagaaggttgcCGTTTCCTCCCAGAACGTCTTCGACAAGCCCAACGGTGCTTTCACCGGTGAGATCTCGGTTTCTCAGCTGCAGGATGCCAAGATCCCCTGGACCATCATTGGACACAGCGAGCGCCGTGTCATCCTGAAGGAGACTGACGAG TTCATTGCTCGTAAGGTTAAGGCTGCCATTGACGGTGGCATTAGCGTCATTTTCTGCATCGGTGAGACTCTTGAG GAGCGTGAGGCCGACAAGACCATCGAGGTTGTCACCAAGCAGCTCAACGCTGCCGCTAAGGAGCTCACCAAGGAGCAGTGGTCTAAGGTCGTCATTGCCTACGAGCCCGTCTG GGCCATCGGTACCGGCAAGGTCGCTACCACCCAGCAGGCCCAGGAGGTCCACGCCGCCATCCGCAAGTGGCTCGCCGATGCCATCTCGCCCGAGGCCTCCGAGAACACCCGTATCATCTACGGTGGCTCCGTCAGCGAGAAGAACTGCCGCGAGTTGGCCCAGGAGC